The following is a genomic window from Deltaproteobacteria bacterium.
GCGATCGCGTCGGCGCATACGACGGACACCGCGCTGGCCACCCCGAGCGCGTCGACGTTGGCGCGAAGACACTTCACCGCGGAGCGGCTCGTGTCGACGAACACGGCCGTCGCCGCGCCGCGCGACAGCGCCTCGAGCCCGAGTCCGCCCGCGCCGGCGAACAGGTCGAGCACGGCCGCGCCCACCGGCGGTGGTCCGAGGATGTTGAACAGCGCTTCCCGCACCCGATCGGAGGTCGGCCGCGTCGTCGTGCCGGCCGGCGCGACGAGGCGCCGGCTGCGTGCCCAACCGCCGATGATGCGCATGTCCGGGCCATCTACCAGCTTGCTGCCACTCCGGGCAAGTGGCAGTATGGGCGGGGACATGGGAGATGCGGTGGTCAATCTCCCGCGGCGCGTGTTCGACCGCGCGCGCGCGATGGGATGGTCGGACCGGATCGCGGTGCGCGAGCCGGAGCGGGCGTGGACCTACGCGGAGCTGGAGGACCAGGTCCGGCGGGTGGATACGGCGCTGCGGGCCCTGCGGGTGCAACGGGGGGATCGCGTCGCCGTGTTCATGCCGGACACGCTCGAGGCGGCGGCCGCGATTCTGGGGGCGATGCACATGGGGGCGGTCGCCGTGCCGCTTAGCGAACTGTCGACGCCCAACGACGTGCGCGACTACGTCGCCGACTGCGGCGCCGCGGTGGCGATCGTTCACGCATCGCTCGAGCCGGCGATCGACGAAATCCGGTCCGAGGTCCCGCAGCTTCGCGAGGTGATCGTCGTCGGCGCGGCGAACCCGGGCGAGCGCGACTACCTGAGTCTCGTGCGCGCGGCACAACCCGCGACGGCGGCGGCTGACGTATCGGTGGACACCACCGCGATGATCCTGTACTCGGCCGGCGCGTCCGAAGGGAATCGGCGCGGCGTGCCGCACACTCACGCGGCGCCGTTCATTGCGTTCGAGTCGTACGGTCGCGGCGTCCTCGGTCTGTCCGACGCCGACCGCGTGCTGTCCGTTGTACGGCTGGCGACGGCGTACGGCCTTGGCACCGGTTTGTTGTTTCCGCTGATCGCGGGCGCCGAGGCGCTATTGTTGCCAGAGCAACCGACGACGGAGGCGATTCTCGGGGCGATCGCGGCGAGCCGGCCGACGGTGTTGTTCGCGACTCCGTCGGTGTACGGCCAGGTGGCTCGCGACGTCGAGGCTGCCCGCGCAGCCACGCCGCCCGCCGGCCTGCGCGCGTGCGTGTCGGGCGCCGAGGGGATGCCTCCGAAGCTGGTGCCGCGAGTCCGCCGCGCTCTGGGGGCGGACGTGCTCGTCGGCTACGGTTTGACCGAGGCGTTCCAGTTCGTGCTCGCGACTCGGCTGGGGGCCGGGGGCGCGGGAACGTGCGGCCAGCCGGTACCGCAGTTCGACGCGCGCGTCGTCGACCCCGACGGAGCGCCGCTACCGCCCCACGAGATCGGCCGGCTGCAGATCAAGGGGCCGACGATTTCCGGACGGTACTGGGGCGACGACACCCCTCATTTGTCCGCGGATGGATGGTTCACGACGGACGACCGGTTCATGGTGGACGACGGAGGCAACTTCATCCACTGCGGGCGGGAGGACGATCTGTTCAAAGTCGGCGGCAAGTGGGTGTCGCCGGCCGAGGTGGAACAAGCGCTGCTCGGTCACGAGGCGGTGTGGGAGTGCGCCGTAATCGGCGCCGAGGACGAGGATGGGCTCGTCAAGCCGCTTGCGTTCGTCGTGCCGAATATCGGTCACGCCCCGTCCGCCAAGCTGGCCGCGGAACTGCGCGAGCACGTCAAGTCCGAACTCGCGCCGTACAAATACCCGCGGTGGATCGAATTCGTCGACGCGCTGCCGAAGGGGGCCACCGGCAAGGTGTTGCGGTACAAGCTCAAGCCGCCGCCACTTAGCCGGCGCCGCGCGGAGACGTTGTCGTAGCGGCGGCCGGCGCACCGGGCAAAATGGGGGCGCATGGGGCGGCTCGATCAACTCGCGACCGAGCTTCGCGCGGCCGTGGTCGCCGGCGTCTTGGCGTGCGGAGATCGCGCTGCCGACCTGCTCGCGCGCGTGTCGCCGGACGCCCGCGCGGCAGCTGAAGATCTGCTGGCCCTCGACCGCGGCGATCGCGCGGCGGCGCTCGCGCGTGCGGTGGCGGCGATGGTCAAGCCGGTGCCGGCCGGCCTCACGCTCGTTCATCGCGATTGGATCGAAGCGGCGATCGCCGGCGAGGATGCGGACGTGCGCGATGCGGTCGCGGGGGCCGGCGAGTTCACGGCGGCCGCGCGGGTGTGGCTCCAGCGACGCGCGCTCGGCCAGTTGGTAGACATGCCGCCGGCGGACGCGGCGCCGCCCGCGGCCTGGGCGCGTTGCGACGTGGCCGTTCTACTGGCCGCGCTCGCCGCGTTCGGCGTCGACGCGATCGCCGCCGGACTTGTCGGCGCGCCGCCGGCGACGGCGGCAGCGGTGGCGGCGCGACTGGGGGAGCCGCGCGGCTCGCACCTCGTGGACGCCGTCGCGGCGTGGAAGCCGCGGGAGCGCGAGCTGCGCGCCGCCGTGTCGGCGTTCGCGCACGGCGCCGGGCGGCTGTCGGAGCGCGCGCTGCACGTCATCGGCGCGCGGCGGCTCGGCGCCGCGCTGGCGCGGGCGCATGGCGACGCACCCCGCCAGATCGCGCAGCGGTTGCCGCGCGCGGTCGGCCTCGAGCTGGCCGCCGCGTCCTATCGGTACGCCGCCATAGACGGCGAGGTCGACCGGTTTGCTCGGCTCGTCGACGGGGCGGCGGGCGGGTAGTGCAGAGCGTGGCCGAGGTCCCGGGAGACGCCGGGGACGGCCGGCTTTGGTAGAGTGTGCGCGTGAGCCGAATCGTCAAGGACGGCGCAAAGGTGATCGACGGGGCGGTGTTCGACGCCAAGGCCGAAGCCGCGCGGATCGTGACGGAGGCGCATGCCGAAGCCGAAGCGATCCGCGAGCGGGCGCGCGAGGAGGGGCGCGCCGAGGGGAGGGCGGAGGTCGCGGCGCTGTTGGTGCGCGCCAGGCAGGAAGTCGATCGCCGTATCGCCGAGGCCGACAAGGAGTTGCGGGTCCTCGCGGTCGGCATCGCGGAGCGCCTCGTGCGCCGCCACCTCGCGCTCGATCCCGAGACGGTCGCGGACATCGCCAAGGCGGCGCTCGACGAGGCGCGGGGACGCCATGAGTTCGTGTTGCGGGTGCATCCAGATGACGTGGCCACCCTCGAACGCGAGCGTCCCGGGCTGCTGTCGCGGCTGTCGGTGTCGGCCCACATCCTGATCCGCGCCGACGACGGCATCGAACGCGGCGGTTGCGTGGTAGAGACCGACGTCGGCACGGTCGACGCGCGGCTGTCGACGCAGCTCGCCGCGATTCAGCGTGCGCTCGAGGAGGCGCCGTAGCGGTGGCGCTCGACGTCGACCGCGCGTTGCGCATCGTCGACGGCGCGCGCACGGTGCGCGTGACCGGTCGCGTGAGCGAGATCACCGGCCTCGTCGTGCGCGCCACCGTGCCGGGCATCCGCCACGGCGAGATGGTCGACATCGAGCGCGCGGGCATGGAGCCGCTGCCGGCCGAGGTCGTCGGCTTCCGCGGAGAGGAGGCGGTGTTGTTGCCGCTCGGTGAGCCGTCCGGCGTCGGGCCGGACAGCGCGGTCGTTCCGCGCGGCCAACCGCTCACGCTGCGCGTCGGAGAGGCGCTGCTCGGGCGGGTCGTCGACGGGCTCGGCCGACCGATCGACGATGGTCCCCCGCTGGACGGTCATGCCGGCGACCTCGAACCCTGGCCGGTCGACCGCGCGGCGCCCGATCCGCTCACCCGGCGGCGCGTCGACCGGCCGCTGCCGACCGGTGTGCGGGCGATCGATGGCTTTCTCACCCTCGGCGAGGGCCAGCGCATCGGCTTGTTCGCCGGGTCCGGCGTCGGCAAGTCGACGCTCATGGGGCAGATCGCGCGGTCGGCGAGCGCCGACGTCAACGTCATCTGCCTGGTCGGCGAGCGCGGCCGCGAGGTGCGCGATTTTATCGAGGACTCGCTCGGCCCAGAGGGGCTTGCGCGGTCTGTGGTTGTGTGTGCAACTAGCGATGCGCCGAGCCTCGTGCGTCTCAAGTCGACGTTCGTTGCGACCGCGATCGCCGAGTGGTTTCGCGACCGCCAGGGCAAGCGCGTATTGATGATGGTCGACTCGCTCACGCGGTTCGCCCGCGCTCAGCGCGAGGTCGGCCTGTCCGCCGGCGAGCCGCCGGCGCGGCAGGGGTATCCGCCGAGCGTGTTCGCCGCACTGCCGCGGTTGCTCGAGCGCGCCGGCAACTCCGACCGCGGGTCGATCACCGCCATCTACACGGTTCTGGTTGCCGGCGGTGACATGGAGGAGCCGATTGCCGACGAGGTGCGCGGCATCGTGGACGGCCACATCGTGCTGGACCGATCGATCGGCGCGCGCGGCCGCTGGCCCGCGATCGACGTGCTGCACAGCGTGTCGCGCGTGATGTCGCACGTCGCCACGCCCGAGCACGTGGCAGCAGCGCAGCGGGCGCGCGAGCTGCTCGCGGCGTACGAGTCGCATCGCGATCTGATCACGCTCGGCGCGTACAAGCGCGGATCCGACCCGCGCGTGGACGCGGCGATCGCGGCCATCGACGCGATCGAGCAGTTTCTCCGGCAGGGGACGCACGAGACCGAGCCGTTCGACGAGGTCGTCGCCGGCTTGGCGGCGCTCGCCGGTGGCGCGGCGTGACGTCGGCGGGGCCGGCCGCCGCACGCCGGCCGCCGCACGCCGGCCGGGCCGGGCCCCCGCGGCACGACGCGGCGCGTAAGCCACGCCGGCGCGGAGCGCGCTCACGCGGCGTCCGTCGGGACCATCCCGACCCGCGGCGCCGATCTGAGAACTCGGCGCATCGCTGCGTCCAGTTATCACCACTCACATCGACTCACCCGATGTGGGACGTCCGCTCCTCACAGGCGCTCGCAGCTCGGCGCGATCTCGCATCGTTACGGAAAATTGCAGCGTGACCGCAAGCCTGGCCCGGCGATTGCCTTACACCTGCTCACAACCGGGAAGATCGGGCGGACCTGGGGACGGGCGTCTCCAGCACCCGTACCTGACGGTCCCCGACCAGAGAGGTATTCGTGAGACGTCGCACTCGCATTCGCAAGCCGGAGTCGTCCAACGCCCTTCGCCGCCTCGGGCTCGCATCGCCGCCGCCGCTGTTCGGCCGCGTTCGCGAACTCGCCGAGATCGAACTGGCGCTCCGCGAGGTGCCGGTCGTGGTCGTGACCGGGCCGATCGGCGCGGGCAAGTCGCGCCTCGCGCGCGAACTCGCGGCGCGCGACGGCGAGGCGGTCGGCCTCACCGCGCGTTACGTGCAGTGCGAGCCGGGCGACGTGGCGGCGTCGGTGGCGGCGCGCGCCGAGCGCGCGCTCGACGTGGTCCCGGGGAGCCTCGATGCGGCGCTGCGCGACCGCCCCGTGTTGCTGCTCGTCGACGACGCGCACCGTCTGGAGCCGCACGAACTCGCGCGGCTCGCCGCTGCATTTCCGCCGCCGGAGGCGTGCGGGCGGGTCGTGCTGTGGTCGCGCGATGCGCTGCCGCTGCGGCGCGACCCGGACGGGCGGCGCGAACTCGCGCTCGGCGGTCTCGACGAGGCGGCCGCCCGCGACCTGTGGGCGCATCTCGAAGATCAGTACGGCCCGACGCCGGCGGGCGCGTGTGACGACGCGGTGGTGCGCACCCGCGGCATGCCGCTCGCATTGCGGCGCGAGTACGCGCGCGCGGCCGCCGGGCCGGATGCCTGGGACCTCGACGCGCTGCCGGCCGACGTGCGGGCCGCGCTCGACGCCGCCGCGGTGTTGGGAGTCGCCGCGGCACCGGCTGCGATCGCCGCGCTGTTGCCCGACTGCGACGTCGAATCGGCGCTGGCGCAGCTCGTCGCGCGCCAGCTCATCGATCCGCTCGATGATGGGCGGTTCGCGGTGCACGATGCGGTGCGCGAAGACGTGGTCGACCGCATGGATGCGGCGCGCCGCAGCGCGCTGGCCGCCGCCGCGGCCGAACTCGCGCTCGACCGGCCGCGCGGGGCGGGGCGCCAGCCCGCGTGGGAGGTGCGCGGCGGGGCGGCGCTGGGGTTGGCGGACCCGGTCGACCGCCTGCGCTTCGGTGTGCGCCGGTTGATCGATGCTGGCGAGACCAACCGGGCGGTCGACGTCCTGGTCGCGGCCGAGGAGGTGCTCGCACGGCGCGGCTGCGGCGGCGAACTCGAAGCACTCGTCGCCGCCTTGTCGGGAGCGACCGGCAAGCAGGCGGACGCGCTGGCGGCGCTGCGCGCCGACATCGCGGTTCGCCACGGGCGCATCGCCGCAGCGCTGGAGATCCTCGAACAGGTTGGGCCCGGTCGCGGCGTCGCCGGGGCGCGCCGCCGCGTGCGCATTGCGGAGCTGCGCTACCGATCGGGCGACGTCGATGCGGCCGAGGCGGCGTTGCGCGCGCTGGCCGAGCACGCCGCGGTCGGCGTCCGGGCGGGCGCGGCAGTCGCCCTGTCTCGCATCGCCCTCGACCGCGGCGACGTCGACGGCGCGATCGCGATCGCGGCCGACACGCTCGATGCAGATCGCGCAAAGCTACCCGCGAGCGCGCGCGTGCGGCTCGGCCTCGCGCTCGCCGACGCGCAGTTGGCCGCGGGGAACGTGACGGCGGCCCGCGCAGCGCTCGCGCGGGCGGCGACCGTCGCCGCGCCCGATCCCTCGGTGGCCGCCGGCGTGGCTTGCCGGCTGGCCGCGTGTCTCGTCGCGGAGGGTCGGCTCGGCGACGCCGAGACGGCCCTTGCCGATGCCGAGGCGGCTGCCCGCGAGTGCGACGAGGCCGCGGTCGCCGAGGACGTGCGTCATCGCCGCGCGGTCGTCGGCGCGCTGCGGGGCGACATGGCCGCCGCGTGCGACGCACTCCGCGCGATCGTCGATGCGCGCCGGCAGCGAGGCGACGAAGTCGGCGCGCTGCGCGCCGAGGTGGACCTGGCGGCGGTGCTCGAGCGCCGCGGCCACGTGAGCGCGGCAGCCGAACTCGCCGCCGCGTGCGCGCAGTCCGCGGATGCCCGCGGGCTCGCCGCGATTGCCGCCGAGGCGCGCCTCGTCGCGGCCGCCGTCGACGTCGCCGAGCTGCGGCTCGACGAGGCGATCGCAGCCCTCGCGGCGCTCGCGGCATCGCCGGAGGCCACCGCGGGCGCGCGGGCGCGCGCCGCATCGCTGCTCGAGGTGGCGCGCGCGTGGGCGTCGGGCGAGGCGCCGGCGGCGGACGCTCTGCCGCTCGAGTGCGACGAGATTGTGCGCGCGCGCGCGCGTGCGTCGGCGTGCCTCGCGGCCGGAGCCGTGGTCGACGCGCTCGACGCAGCGCGTAGCGCGTCGGTATGGGCCGAGCGCGCCGGCCGGGTGGCCGACATGGCCGATGCGCTGGCGCTGGCGGCGCGCATGTATCTCGCGCGCGGCGACCGGGCCGCGGCGACGGCAGCCGCCACGCGGGCGGTTCGCGAGGGCCGGGCGTGCGGCTTCACGCGGGCGCAGGTGCGCGGGCTGCTCGTGTTGGCGGCGCTGCGCCGCGACGCCGGCGATACGGATGCGGCACTCGCCTACGCGCGCGACGCGCACGACCTCGCGTCGGACGCGGGGCTGGCGTTCGAGCGGCTCATCGCGGCCGAAGCGGTCGAGGTAATCGATCCGACCGCCGCCGGCGACAACGGAGAGAGCCGCGACGCCGCCGCCGCGACGCTCAGCGAGCCCGCGCTGCGGACGGCGCGGCAGGCCTTGTCGGATTTGGGATTGACGGCCGCGCGCCCCTACCGCGTGGTGACCGGCAACGGCCAGGAGAGCTTCGTCGCCGACGCCAATCCGGGCCTGTTGCGCATGGAGGACCGGTCGCTCGCCATCGACGGCGTGCGCGAGGTGATCGTGCGCGACGGCGTCCAGATCGCCGATCTGCGCAGGCGCAGCCTGCTCAAGCGGTTGTTGTTCCTGCTCGCGGGCGCGCCGACGCGGACCTTCTCGAAGGAGGAGATCGTCGAGACGGTGTGGAACGTCGAATACCACCCGCTGCGCCACGACGCCGCGCTGTTCACCAACATCATGCGCATCCGCCGGTTGCTCGGCAAAGACGGCGCCGATCTCATCCGCGTGAGCGACGACGGATATCGGTTCTGCGCGCCGAGCGACTACCTGTTCGTCGAGAACGTCGCGGCCGCGTAGAGTCCCCCCAACTCCGCGCTGCGACGCGGCCCCGGACGCACACGCGCCGGGGCCGTTTTTTTTCGC
Proteins encoded in this region:
- a CDS encoding FliI/YscN family ATPase, which produces MALDVDRALRIVDGARTVRVTGRVSEITGLVVRATVPGIRHGEMVDIERAGMEPLPAEVVGFRGEEAVLLPLGEPSGVGPDSAVVPRGQPLTLRVGEALLGRVVDGLGRPIDDGPPLDGHAGDLEPWPVDRAAPDPLTRRRVDRPLPTGVRAIDGFLTLGEGQRIGLFAGSGVGKSTLMGQIARSASADVNVICLVGERGREVRDFIEDSLGPEGLARSVVVCATSDAPSLVRLKSTFVATAIAEWFRDRQGKRVLMMVDSLTRFARAQREVGLSAGEPPARQGYPPSVFAALPRLLERAGNSDRGSITAIYTVLVAGGDMEEPIADEVRGIVDGHIVLDRSIGARGRWPAIDVLHSVSRVMSHVATPEHVAAAQRARELLAAYESHRDLITLGAYKRGSDPRVDAAIAAIDAIEQFLRQGTHETEPFDEVVAGLAALAGGAA
- a CDS encoding benzoate-CoA ligase family protein, which codes for MAAIASAHTTDTALATPSASTLARRHFTAERLVSTNTAVAAPRDSASSPSPPAPANRSSTAAPTGGGPRMLNSASRTRSEVGRVVVPAGATRRRLRAQPPMMRMSGPSTSLLPLRASGSMGGDMGDAVVNLPRRVFDRARAMGWSDRIAVREPERAWTYAELEDQVRRVDTALRALRVQRGDRVAVFMPDTLEAAAAILGAMHMGAVAVPLSELSTPNDVRDYVADCGAAVAIVHASLEPAIDEIRSEVPQLREVIVVGAANPGERDYLSLVRAAQPATAAADVSVDTTAMILYSAGASEGNRRGVPHTHAAPFIAFESYGRGVLGLSDADRVLSVVRLATAYGLGTGLLFPLIAGAEALLLPEQPTTEAILGAIAASRPTVLFATPSVYGQVARDVEAARAATPPAGLRACVSGAEGMPPKLVPRVRRALGADVLVGYGLTEAFQFVLATRLGAGGAGTCGQPVPQFDARVVDPDGAPLPPHEIGRLQIKGPTISGRYWGDDTPHLSADGWFTTDDRFMVDDGGNFIHCGREDDLFKVGGKWVSPAEVEQALLGHEAVWECAVIGAEDEDGLVKPLAFVVPNIGHAPSAKLAAELREHVKSELAPYKYPRWIEFVDALPKGATGKVLRYKLKPPPLSRRRAETLS
- a CDS encoding flagellar assembly protein FliH — encoded protein: MRVSRIVKDGAKVIDGAVFDAKAEAARIVTEAHAEAEAIRERAREEGRAEGRAEVAALLVRARQEVDRRIAEADKELRVLAVGIAERLVRRHLALDPETVADIAKAALDEARGRHEFVLRVHPDDVATLERERPGLLSRLSVSAHILIRADDGIERGGCVVETDVGTVDARLSTQLAAIQRALEEAP
- the rsmD gene encoding 16S rRNA (guanine(966)-N(2))-methyltransferase RsmD, with product MRIIGGWARSRRLVAPAGTTTRPTSDRVREALFNILGPPPVGAAVLDLFAGAGGLGLEALSRGAATAVFVDTSRSAVKCLRANVDALGVASAVSVVCADAIAAIRRLDAQGRRFHWVFADPPYATDLADRALVALGDSALVAEGGIAVVEHAARRPTVDAAGALVRTDRREYGDTALSFYGRVPA